Below is a window of Persephonella sp. DNA.
GAAACCTCTCCGAGTATAATCCCCAAAATATGAAAATCAGCGTTAAAACTGTTAATAAAAGTTCAAAAGACATCAGGCCTCATTGCAATAAAGTACGGATTTAGTAAATCTGATTTATTATATTCTATCTCATTTAAGTTTTTCAGTTCTTCCAACGGAAGATCCTCATATTTTATTATTTTTCCACCTGCTGCATTTAAAATAGCATGAGCTGCAGCAGTATCCCACTCCATTGTTGGTCCAAGTCTTGGATATATATCAGCCTTTCCTTCAGCAACAAGACATATCTTTAATGAGGAACCTACAGAGGTCATATCAACATTAAAATGCTTCCTCAGTTTTTCAATAAAACTTTTTGTTTCATTATTAAGATGAGACTTGCTTGCAACTACAGTAATTTTATTATTTGATTTCTTCTTGACAGCAATTTTTACCTTTTTTCTATTCTCAACTTTATATGCTCCTAAACTTTCTCCTCCATAATAAAGAACATCCATTGCAGGAGCATAAACTACACCTAAAATGGGTCTATTTTCCTTTATCAATGCTATGTTTACTGTAAACTCCCCTTT
It encodes the following:
- the cysQ gene encoding 3'(2'),5'-bisphosphate nucleotidase CysQ, with the protein product MENLLKNIIQISKDAGKEILDVYNTTFHIEYKDDKSPLTEADKRAHNRIENGLRKISTFPIISEEGKNISYQERKKWKYFWMVDPLDGTKEFIKKKGEFTVNIALIKENRPILGVVYAPAMDVLYYGGESLGAYKVENRKKVKIAVKKKSNNKITVVASKSHLNNETKSFIEKLRKHFNVDMTSVGSSLKICLVAEGKADIYPRLGPTMEWDTAAAHAILNAAGGKIIKYEDLPLEELKNLNEIEYNKSDLLNPYFIAMRPDVF